In Bradyrhizobium sp. 1(2017), one DNA window encodes the following:
- the pip gene encoding prolyl aminopeptidase — protein MGPDADAASVAKRADPFAPLTSDMLDVGDGHELYVESVGRADGIPAVYLHGGPGSGCQPDHRKLFDPERFCAVLFDQRGCGRSRPKGSRAHNTTQHLIADMEKIREEFGIERWMVVGGSWGATLALAYAEAHPERVLGIALRATFLGTRAEVETAFTSRLSQFYPALYEDFLSVLPPDERTQPVDAYWRRILDADPAVHGPAARAWHDTERALSEHKPAKTRLDLGSLNVWRTLPATPFMEAHYFVNDSFMGESQLLRGADRLEGIPGIIVQGRYDLLCPPETSQALTKVWPGSELRIVEGAGHSLYDAGVRDAVMKSIADLASKTAR, from the coding sequence ATGGGACCTGACGCCGACGCGGCCAGCGTGGCCAAACGTGCCGATCCCTTTGCGCCGCTGACTTCCGACATGCTCGACGTCGGCGACGGCCATGAGCTCTATGTCGAGAGCGTCGGCCGCGCGGACGGAATCCCCGCGGTCTATCTGCATGGCGGGCCCGGCAGCGGCTGCCAGCCCGACCATCGCAAGCTGTTCGATCCCGAGCGCTTCTGCGCGGTGCTGTTCGACCAGCGCGGCTGCGGCCGCAGCCGGCCGAAGGGTTCGCGCGCGCACAACACGACACAGCACCTGATCGCGGACATGGAGAAGATCCGCGAAGAATTCGGCATCGAGCGCTGGATGGTGGTCGGCGGCTCCTGGGGCGCGACGTTGGCGCTGGCCTATGCCGAGGCGCATCCCGAGCGCGTCCTGGGCATTGCGCTGCGCGCGACCTTCCTCGGCACGCGGGCGGAGGTCGAGACCGCGTTCACCTCGCGCCTGTCGCAATTCTATCCCGCGCTGTACGAGGATTTTCTGAGCGTGCTGCCGCCGGACGAGCGAACGCAGCCGGTCGACGCCTATTGGCGCCGCATCCTCGATGCCGATCCGGCCGTCCATGGTCCGGCCGCGCGGGCCTGGCACGACACCGAGCGCGCCTTGTCCGAGCACAAGCCGGCCAAGACCCGGCTGGACCTTGGCTCGCTCAACGTCTGGCGCACGCTGCCGGCGACGCCGTTCATGGAGGCGCATTATTTCGTCAACGACAGCTTCATGGGCGAAAGTCAGCTGTTGCGGGGCGCGGATCGGCTCGAAGGCATTCCCGGCATCATCGTCCAGGGCCGCTACGACCTGCTGTGCCCGCCCGAGACGTCGCAGGCACTAACGAAAGTATGGCCGGGTTCCGAGCTTCGCATCGTGGAAGGCGCCGGACATTCGCTCTATGATGCCGGCGTGCGGGACGCGGTGATGAAGTCGATCGCGGACCTCGCATCGAAGACCGCGCGCTGA
- a CDS encoding DUF4286 family protein, with the protein MPLAGKGMLLTSMNIDAADEADFNRWYDREHLEERVAIEGFLEARRYVAHAANPKYLSLYSTATLDVLDSPAYRARLANQTDWSRRSMARFKDMLRVVARITISNGTGRGAALGVVRLRPTPDNAASWRDALQDKLTPDNADGIISMHLLESEAELSGATAGIPAVRNEGARDWFVLIDGTHVGAVSAVIAARFTGPAASPLPPPVSVGTYCLLWDIAKSDIARG; encoded by the coding sequence ATGCCCCTCGCCGGAAAAGGCATGCTGCTGACGTCGATGAATATCGACGCGGCCGATGAGGCCGATTTCAACCGCTGGTACGATCGCGAGCATCTGGAAGAGCGCGTCGCGATCGAGGGCTTCCTGGAGGCGCGGCGCTATGTCGCGCATGCCGCCAATCCCAAATATCTCTCGCTGTACTCGACCGCGACGCTCGACGTGCTCGACAGCCCTGCCTATCGGGCGCGGCTCGCCAACCAGACCGACTGGTCGCGGCGGAGCATGGCGCGCTTCAAGGACATGCTGCGCGTCGTCGCGCGCATCACCATCAGCAACGGCACCGGACGCGGCGCGGCCCTCGGCGTGGTGCGGCTGCGGCCGACTCCCGACAATGCCGCGTCCTGGCGTGATGCCCTGCAGGACAAGCTGACGCCTGACAATGCGGACGGCATCATCTCGATGCATCTTCTGGAGAGCGAAGCGGAATTGTCGGGCGCAACGGCCGGCATTCCGGCGGTGCGCAATGAAGGCGCGCGCGACTGGTTCGTGCTGATCGACGGCACGCATGTCGGTGCGGTCTCCGCCGTGATCGCCGCGCGCTTCACCGGCCCGGCCGCATCGCCCCTGCCGCCTCCCGTGTCCGTCGGCACCTATTGCCTGCTGTGGGACATCGCGAAAAGCGACATCGCGCGCGGCTGA
- a CDS encoding FAD-dependent oxidoreductase codes for MKPTDIAAPDYFHKVVDCQWACPAHTPVPEYIRLIAQGRYSDAYMINWKSNVFPGILGRTCDRPCEPACRRGRVEETPVAICRLKRVAADFKDDIKQRLPKPAAKNGKRIALVGGGPASLTVARDLAPLGYHCTVFDADPEAGGMMRTQIPKFRLPNSVIDEETGYILNLGVEFKGGHRIDSMKALLAEKYDAIFVGSGAPRGRELDIPGRKEAAANIHIGIEWLANVSFGHVDKIGKRVIVLGGGNTAMDCCRTARRLGGEKVTVIVRSGFEEMKASPWEKEDALHEDIPILNYMVPVAFKHVAGKLIGVTFQHVKAEYDAKGRRSLVPSGDPDQTIPCDDVLVAVGQENAFPWIEQDCGIEFDKWHMPKVDPKTFVSTNPKVFFGGDAAFGPKNIIWAVAHGHDAALSIHRLLSGEDITERPLPEVQISSQKMGIHEWSYDNDISNDKRFKVPHRDKVIALKDIRAEVELGYDVKLALGEAERCLNCDVQTVFSTSLCIECDACVDICPMDCITFTANGEESDLRQRLKAPSPHPDQDLYVSSDLKTGRVMVKDEDVCLHCGLCAERCPTGAWDMQKYFIEMTYAGSTCPTKSRSAA; via the coding sequence ATGAAACCGACCGACATCGCGGCCCCCGACTACTTTCACAAAGTGGTCGATTGCCAATGGGCCTGTCCTGCGCACACTCCCGTTCCCGAATACATCCGACTGATCGCCCAGGGCCGCTACAGCGACGCCTACATGATCAATTGGAAATCGAACGTGTTTCCCGGAATTCTGGGACGCACCTGCGATCGTCCATGCGAGCCGGCGTGCCGGCGCGGACGCGTCGAGGAAACCCCCGTCGCGATCTGCCGTCTCAAGCGCGTCGCGGCCGATTTCAAGGACGACATCAAGCAGCGCCTGCCGAAGCCCGCGGCGAAAAACGGCAAGCGCATTGCGCTGGTCGGCGGCGGGCCCGCCTCGCTCACGGTGGCGCGCGATCTTGCGCCGCTCGGCTATCACTGCACCGTGTTCGATGCCGATCCGGAAGCCGGCGGCATGATGCGCACGCAGATCCCGAAATTCCGCCTGCCCAATTCCGTCATCGACGAGGAGACCGGCTACATCCTCAATCTCGGCGTCGAGTTCAAGGGCGGCCACCGCATCGACAGCATGAAGGCGCTGCTCGCGGAGAAATATGACGCGATTTTCGTCGGCTCCGGCGCGCCGCGCGGCCGCGAGCTCGACATTCCCGGCCGGAAAGAGGCCGCCGCGAACATCCATATCGGCATCGAGTGGCTGGCCAACGTGTCGTTCGGCCATGTCGACAAGATCGGCAAGCGCGTGATCGTGCTCGGCGGCGGCAACACCGCGATGGATTGCTGCCGCACCGCGCGCCGGCTCGGCGGCGAGAAAGTCACGGTGATCGTGCGCTCCGGCTTCGAGGAGATGAAAGCCTCGCCCTGGGAGAAGGAGGACGCGCTCCACGAGGATATCCCGATCCTCAACTACATGGTGCCGGTAGCCTTCAAGCATGTCGCCGGCAAGCTGATCGGCGTCACCTTCCAGCACGTCAAAGCCGAATATGACGCCAAAGGCCGCCGTAGCCTCGTGCCTTCGGGCGACCCCGATCAGACCATTCCCTGCGACGACGTGCTGGTCGCGGTCGGCCAGGAGAACGCGTTCCCCTGGATCGAGCAGGATTGCGGCATCGAGTTCGACAAATGGCACATGCCCAAGGTCGATCCGAAGACCTTCGTCTCGACCAATCCAAAAGTGTTCTTCGGCGGCGACGCCGCGTTCGGGCCCAAGAACATCATCTGGGCGGTCGCGCACGGCCACGACGCCGCGCTATCGATCCATCGCTTGCTTTCGGGCGAGGACATCACCGAGCGCCCGTTGCCGGAGGTGCAAATCTCCTCGCAGAAGATGGGCATCCACGAATGGAGCTATGACAACGACATCTCCAACGACAAGCGCTTCAAGGTGCCGCATCGCGACAAGGTGATCGCGCTGAAGGACATCCGCGCCGAGGTCGAACTCGGCTACGACGTCAAGCTGGCGCTGGGCGAAGCCGAGCGCTGCCTGAACTGCGACGTCCAGACCGTATTCTCGACCTCGCTTTGCATCGAGTGCGATGCCTGCGTCGACATCTGCCCGATGGATTGCATCACCTTCACCGCCAACGGCGAGGAAAGCGACCTGCGCCAGCGCCTGAAGGCGCCCTCGCCGCATCCGGACCAGGATCTCTACGTCTCCTCCGATCTCAAGACCGGGCGCGTGATGGTGAAGGACGAGGATGTCTGCCTGCATTGCGGGCTTTGCGCCGAACGTTGTCCCACTGGAGCCTGGGACATGCAGAAATATTTCATCGAGATGACCTACGCAGGTTCGACATGTCCGACAAAAAGCCGATCAGCAGCGTAA
- a CDS encoding 2-oxoacid:acceptor oxidoreductase subunit alpha — translation MSDKKPISSVNDFVVRFANVNGSGSASANEMFARAILRHGVPVSPRNIFPSNIQGLPTWYEVRVTEDGHLGARGGVDMMVAMNPQTWDKDVAGIEPGGYLFYDSTKPMPSTKFRDDITVIGVPLTAITNSTYTDPRQRQLFKNIIYLGSLSALLDMDPKVIEQLIGEQYKGKEKLLSSNVHALHLGRDWALQNLKCPVGLRVKKSDKVGDRIFIEGNSAAALGAVYGGATVCAWYPITPSSSVAEAFTAHCAKYRHDPETGKAKYAIVQGEDELASIGIVIGASWNGARAFTATSGPGISLMTEFIGLSYFAEIPAVIMNIQRAGPSTGMPTRTQQCDIIACAYASHGDTKHVLLFPEDPAEAFEFAAAAFDLAERLQTTIFLMLDLDIGMNHRLCRPLKWDDAKQYDRGKVMTTEMLEEGRDFGRYLDVDGDGIPYRTYPGTHPTKGSYFTRGTSRDRYARYSEEGSVYADNMQRLVRKFETAQDLVPRPLQANAERPTKYGVIYFGSTSPAMDEAIGLLEARGHQLDRMRIRAFPFHSSVASFLAEHDFVYVVEQNRDSQLRQLIVNENGIDPVRLVPIVHYDGTPITARFIAKAIGDHQDHLKVTPLRKAVS, via the coding sequence ATGTCCGACAAAAAGCCGATCAGCAGCGTAAACGACTTCGTCGTCCGCTTCGCCAACGTCAATGGCTCGGGCTCGGCCAGCGCCAACGAGATGTTCGCGCGCGCGATCCTGCGCCACGGCGTTCCGGTGTCCCCGCGCAACATCTTCCCCTCCAACATTCAGGGCCTGCCGACCTGGTATGAGGTGCGGGTGACCGAAGACGGCCATCTCGGCGCCCGCGGCGGCGTCGACATGATGGTGGCGATGAACCCGCAGACCTGGGACAAGGACGTCGCCGGCATCGAGCCCGGCGGCTATCTGTTCTACGATTCCACCAAGCCGATGCCGTCGACCAAATTCCGCGACGACATCACAGTGATCGGCGTTCCCCTCACCGCGATCACCAATTCGACCTATACCGATCCGCGCCAGCGCCAGCTGTTCAAGAACATCATCTATTTGGGCAGCCTCTCGGCGCTGCTCGACATGGATCCGAAGGTGATCGAGCAGCTGATCGGCGAACAATACAAGGGCAAGGAGAAGCTGCTCTCCTCCAACGTCCACGCGCTGCATCTCGGCCGCGACTGGGCGCTGCAGAACCTGAAATGCCCGGTCGGGCTGCGGGTGAAGAAGTCCGACAAGGTCGGCGATCGCATTTTCATCGAGGGCAACAGCGCCGCTGCGCTCGGCGCCGTCTATGGCGGCGCCACGGTCTGCGCGTGGTATCCGATCACGCCGTCCTCGTCGGTGGCGGAGGCCTTCACCGCGCACTGCGCGAAGTACCGGCACGATCCTGAGACGGGCAAGGCGAAATACGCGATCGTGCAGGGTGAGGACGAGCTGGCCTCGATCGGCATCGTCATCGGCGCCTCCTGGAACGGCGCCCGCGCCTTCACCGCGACGTCAGGCCCCGGCATCTCGCTGATGACCGAGTTCATCGGCCTGTCCTACTTCGCCGAGATTCCGGCCGTGATCATGAACATCCAGCGGGCCGGCCCCTCGACGGGCATGCCGACCCGCACCCAGCAATGCGACATCATCGCCTGCGCCTATGCCTCGCATGGCGACACCAAGCACGTGCTGCTGTTCCCGGAGGATCCGGCGGAAGCGTTCGAGTTCGCAGCTGCGGCCTTCGACCTCGCCGAGCGGCTCCAGACCACGATCTTCCTGATGCTCGACCTCGACATCGGCATGAACCATCGCCTCTGCCGGCCGCTGAAATGGGACGACGCCAAGCAGTACGACCGCGGCAAGGTTATGACGACGGAGATGCTGGAGGAAGGCCGCGATTTCGGCCGCTATCTCGACGTCGACGGCGACGGCATCCCCTACCGGACTTATCCCGGCACCCATCCGACCAAGGGCTCCTATTTCACCCGCGGCACCTCGCGTGATCGCTATGCGCGCTATTCCGAGGAAGGCTCGGTCTACGCCGACAACATGCAGCGCCTCGTCCGCAAGTTCGAGACGGCACAGGACCTCGTGCCGCGGCCGCTGCAAGCCAACGCCGAACGCCCGACCAAATATGGCGTGATCTATTTCGGCTCGACCTCGCCGGCGATGGACGAGGCCATCGGCCTGCTGGAGGCACGCGGGCATCAGCTCGACCGCATGCGCATCCGCGCCTTCCCGTTCCATTCGAGCGTCGCGAGCTTCCTCGCCGAGCACGACTTCGTCTACGTCGTCGAGCAGAACCGCGACAGCCAGCTGCGCCAGCTCATCGTCAACGAGAACGGCATCGACCCGGTTCGCCTGGTGCCGATCGTGCACTACGACGGCACCCCGATCACCGCCCGTTTCATCGCGAAAGCCATTGGCGACCATCAGGATCACCTCAAGGTGACCCCGCTCCGCAAGGCCGTATCATGA
- a CDS encoding 2-oxoacid:ferredoxin oxidoreductase subunit beta — protein MTYIAKPKFHHPGLKKNELGYTHRDYEGKISTLCAGCGHDSITASIIEACYELSIEPHRVAKISGIGCSSKTPDYFLGNSHGFNSVHGRMPSVLTGANLANRDLIYLGVSGDGDSASIGFGQFAHSIRRGVNMTYIVENNGVYGLTKGQFSATADRGSKSKKGVTNTDNAIDLVAIALQLGATFVARSFSGDKTQLVPLIAAAIRHKGASFIDVISPCIAFNNHAGSTKSFDYVREHNDAVNRLDVLVGRDPIAVDYAPGTVQVVEQHDGSKIALRKIDADYDPHDRLGAQTFLARHAAKGQIVTGLLYVDPDAEDLHEHLNTVETPLNTLEADTLCPGSAVLDKINASLR, from the coding sequence ATGACCTATATTGCCAAGCCGAAATTCCATCATCCGGGGCTGAAGAAGAACGAGCTCGGCTACACCCACCGCGACTACGAGGGCAAGATCTCGACGCTGTGCGCCGGCTGCGGTCATGACTCGATCACGGCCTCGATCATCGAGGCCTGCTACGAGCTTTCGATCGAGCCGCACCGGGTGGCGAAGATCTCCGGCATCGGCTGCTCGTCGAAGACGCCGGACTATTTCCTCGGCAATTCGCACGGCTTCAACTCCGTGCACGGCCGCATGCCCAGCGTGCTGACCGGTGCCAACCTCGCCAATCGCGACCTGATCTATCTTGGCGTCTCCGGCGACGGCGATTCCGCCTCGATCGGTTTCGGCCAGTTCGCGCATTCGATCCGGCGCGGCGTCAACATGACCTATATCGTCGAGAACAACGGCGTCTACGGCCTGACCAAGGGCCAGTTCTCCGCAACCGCCGACCGCGGCTCGAAGAGCAAGAAGGGCGTGACCAACACCGACAACGCGATCGACCTCGTCGCGATCGCGCTTCAGCTCGGGGCAACCTTCGTCGCGCGCTCCTTCTCCGGCGACAAGACCCAGCTGGTGCCGCTGATCGCGGCCGCGATCCGGCACAAGGGCGCGTCCTTCATCGACGTCATCAGCCCCTGCATCGCCTTCAACAACCACGCCGGCTCGACCAAGAGCTTCGACTATGTCCGCGAGCACAATGACGCGGTGAACCGGCTCGACGTGCTGGTCGGCCGCGACCCGATCGCGGTGGATTACGCGCCGGGCACGGTGCAGGTGGTCGAGCAGCATGACGGCAGCAAGATCGCGCTGCGCAAGATCGACGCCGATTACGATCCGCATGACCGTCTGGGCGCCCAGACCTTCCTCGCGCGGCATGCCGCCAAGGGGCAGATCGTCACCGGTCTCCTTTACGTCGATCCCGATGCAGAGGATCTGCACGAGCACCTCAACACGGTCGAGACGCCGCTCAACACGCTGGAAGCGGACACGCTGTGCCCGGGCTCGGCGGTGCTGGACAAGATCAACGCCAGCCTGCGGTGA
- a CDS encoding DUF4399 domain-containing protein, which translates to MKMISCAALAAALVLLPGVAYPQGKTAPKDAKLYFITPRDGQKVRGGFWVRFGLRGMGVTHAGDDYQNAGHHHLLVDVKDPIDPKEPIPQDKSHLHFGAGQTETMLELPPGTHTLQLVLGDAKHYPFEPPVVSEKITIRVRPAASARR; encoded by the coding sequence ATGAAGATGATTTCCTGCGCCGCCTTGGCGGCGGCGCTCGTATTGCTCCCAGGCGTCGCCTATCCGCAGGGCAAGACCGCTCCCAAGGACGCCAAGCTCTACTTCATCACCCCACGAGACGGGCAGAAGGTTCGCGGCGGGTTCTGGGTCCGGTTCGGCCTTCGAGGCATGGGCGTGACTCATGCCGGCGACGACTACCAGAACGCCGGCCATCATCATTTGCTGGTCGACGTCAAGGATCCCATCGATCCCAAGGAGCCGATCCCGCAGGACAAGTCGCATCTGCACTTTGGTGCGGGGCAGACCGAAACTATGCTCGAACTTCCACCCGGGACCCACACGCTGCAACTGGTGCTTGGCGACGCCAAGCACTACCCGTTCGAACCACCCGTCGTGTCGGAGAAGATCACGATACGCGTCAGGCCGGCGGCGTCGGCGCGAAGATGA
- a CDS encoding SUMF1/EgtB/PvdO family nonheme iron enzyme: MGEIRNFKSGNQDGPPPDGPPPPPHGAMPRRLAAIIVGDIASYSRLMQADEEGTHVRVKRIERDLIQPSIVEHHGSLVKTTGDGFIAIFDSPVEAVRCSIVIQQNLIGRNASLAKDSRIEYRIGVNLGDVIVEPDDVYGDGVNIATRIEGIAAPGQVYISGAIYEQIKHKVVCGYESLGDRKVKNITDPVRVYRVLPDADAVGRTRSRRENALIFLLGLMLLIMAGGVLWSLLPHTPGGTSEQAATPAASPSASPIPPPPPREATTHTPQPSPSLASAPPPPAPSPSPSVAPVREPEMIAIRGGSFAMGSNDDPTERPVHQVTIKPFSIGKYPVTVQEWNECAAAKGCGFTATGKDDAPVSNVSWTDAQQYAAWLAQATKKPYRLLSEAEWEYAARGGTQSKYWWGDKLQPGMAGCKDCGDLSAEQPAKVGSFKPNPFGLYDMGGGIDQWVEDCWHRTYQGAPSDGSAWNSGDCSSHVLRSGSWKNDSRYVRTTNRDGYDTNVRYPTHGFRVALSP, translated from the coding sequence ATGGGCGAAATTCGCAACTTCAAATCCGGCAACCAGGATGGGCCGCCTCCAGACGGCCCTCCGCCGCCTCCACACGGCGCCATGCCTCGTCGTCTCGCGGCGATCATCGTCGGTGACATCGCTTCCTATAGTCGCTTGATGCAGGCCGACGAGGAGGGAACGCATGTCCGCGTCAAGCGAATCGAGCGGGACCTCATCCAGCCCAGCATCGTCGAGCACCATGGGAGTCTGGTGAAGACGACGGGCGACGGCTTCATCGCGATCTTCGACAGTCCCGTCGAGGCCGTTCGATGCAGCATCGTCATCCAGCAGAACCTCATCGGCCGCAACGCCTCGCTCGCGAAGGATTCCCGGATCGAGTACCGGATCGGCGTCAATCTCGGTGATGTCATCGTCGAGCCGGACGATGTCTACGGCGACGGCGTCAACATCGCGACACGCATCGAGGGCATTGCGGCGCCTGGCCAGGTTTACATCTCGGGCGCGATCTACGAGCAGATCAAGCACAAGGTGGTGTGCGGCTATGAGTCCCTCGGCGATCGCAAGGTCAAGAACATAACCGATCCCGTGCGCGTCTACCGCGTGCTGCCCGACGCAGACGCGGTCGGCCGCACGCGAAGCCGGCGCGAGAATGCCCTTATCTTCCTGCTGGGCCTCATGCTGCTGATCATGGCCGGCGGCGTGCTCTGGTCACTGCTGCCGCACACACCCGGCGGGACGAGCGAGCAGGCCGCCACGCCTGCCGCTTCTCCCAGCGCGTCACCGATCCCGCCACCCCCGCCGCGCGAAGCGACGACACATACGCCGCAGCCGTCTCCCTCATTGGCTTCGGCACCGCCGCCGCCCGCACCGTCGCCAAGCCCATCGGTGGCACCCGTCCGCGAACCCGAGATGATCGCCATTCGCGGCGGCAGCTTCGCGATGGGAAGCAATGACGATCCGACCGAACGGCCTGTCCACCAGGTCACGATCAAGCCGTTCTCGATCGGAAAATATCCGGTGACCGTGCAGGAATGGAACGAATGCGCCGCTGCAAAGGGGTGCGGATTCACCGCCACCGGCAAGGACGATGCTCCGGTCAGCAATGTGAGCTGGACCGACGCGCAGCAATATGCCGCCTGGCTCGCGCAGGCGACGAAGAAGCCTTACCGGCTCCTGAGCGAAGCCGAATGGGAATATGCGGCGCGCGGCGGAACGCAGTCTAAATATTGGTGGGGCGACAAGCTCCAGCCGGGCATGGCTGGGTGCAAGGATTGCGGTGATCTCTCGGCCGAGCAGCCGGCCAAGGTCGGCAGCTTCAAGCCCAATCCATTCGGGCTGTATGACATGGGCGGCGGCATCGATCAGTGGGTCGAGGATTGCTGGCACAGGACCTATCAGGGCGCGCCGAGCGACGGCTCGGCGTGGAACAGCGGGGACTGCAGCTCTCATGTCCTGCGCTCGGGCTCGTGGAAGAACGACTCGAGATATGTGCGGACAACCAACCGCGACGGCTACGACACCAATGTTCGTTATCCCACCCATGGATTCCGTGTGGCGCTCAGTCCGTAA
- a CDS encoding DsrE family protein, producing the protein MNRRNILWSAVSAFGAAFVASRAQAATEAGGGNKLKVAYHLSDAEKVSFVLGNIQNHIDGVGGPEHVTIALVIHGPALKAFHAAQANPDVSKRVGDFSRGGVELAACGNTMKAQNVTLTDLLPGFVNAEKGGVVRLAELQSQGYLYLRP; encoded by the coding sequence ATGAACCGCCGGAACATCTTGTGGAGCGCCGTCTCGGCTTTCGGCGCGGCGTTTGTCGCCTCGCGTGCACAAGCCGCCACCGAGGCCGGCGGCGGCAACAAGCTCAAGGTGGCCTACCACCTCAGCGACGCCGAGAAGGTCAGTTTCGTGCTCGGCAACATCCAGAACCACATCGACGGTGTCGGTGGACCCGAGCATGTGACGATCGCGCTGGTAATCCACGGGCCGGCGTTGAAGGCGTTTCACGCGGCGCAGGCCAATCCCGATGTCAGCAAGCGCGTCGGCGATTTCTCCAGGGGAGGCGTCGAGCTCGCGGCCTGCGGCAACACCATGAAGGCCCAGAACGTGACGTTGACGGATTTGCTACCCGGCTTCGTGAACGCGGAGAAAGGCGGCGTGGTGCGTTTGGCGGAGCTGCAGTCGCAGGGGTATTTGTATTTGCGGCCGTAG
- a CDS encoding ArsR/SmtB family transcription factor, translating into MSAAPDLLFRTLADPTRRAIFERLCREGEQTVGALTVRSGVSQPAVSKHLGALKQAGLVRDRHEGRQTHYSAQPGALDPLVDWTSQMAGFWQRRLDALDDLLKRMDQ; encoded by the coding sequence ATGTCCGCCGCCCCCGACCTCCTGTTCAGAACGCTCGCCGACCCGACCCGGCGGGCGATCTTCGAGCGGCTGTGCCGCGAAGGCGAGCAGACGGTCGGCGCGCTGACGGTGCGATCGGGCGTGTCCCAGCCGGCGGTCTCGAAGCATCTCGGCGCCCTGAAGCAGGCCGGCCTCGTACGTGATCGCCATGAGGGACGCCAGACCCATTACAGCGCGCAGCCCGGCGCGCTCGATCCGCTGGTCGACTGGACCAGCCAGATGGCCGGGTTCTGGCAGCGACGGCTCGACGCGCTCGACGATCTCCTGAAGAGGATGGACCAATGA
- a CDS encoding SRPBCC family protein gives MTEASTETRAVVIEREFAFPAERIWRALTQPHLIEEWLMKNDFKPAVGHRFNLRGEWGGVLDCEVLTIEPQKTLAYTWNFSHEDAAFDLKSIVTFTLTPTGAGTHLRVEQAGFSPTQKQAFGGAHAGWKQFLARLDEVLARAD, from the coding sequence ATGACTGAAGCCTCAACCGAGACGCGCGCCGTCGTGATCGAGCGCGAATTTGCCTTTCCGGCCGAGAGGATCTGGCGCGCGCTGACGCAGCCGCATCTGATCGAGGAATGGCTGATGAAGAACGATTTCAAGCCAGCCGTAGGCCACCGCTTCAATCTTCGCGGCGAATGGGGCGGCGTGCTGGACTGCGAGGTCCTCACCATCGAGCCGCAGAAGACGCTCGCCTATACCTGGAATTTCTCGCATGAGGATGCGGCGTTCGATCTCAAGAGCATCGTCACCTTCACGCTGACGCCGACCGGCGCGGGGACGCATCTGCGCGTCGAGCAGGCGGGCTTCAGCCCGACGCAGAAGCAGGCCTTTGGCGGCGCGCATGCCGGCTGGAAGCAGTTCTTGGCCAGGCTGGACGAAGTGCTCGCGCGGGCAGACTAA
- a CDS encoding DUF1801 domain-containing protein encodes MKKAVTAKMAGAKDVKEASPSKLIDGRIKELGDWRGEMLGRVRGLIKQADPDVVEEWKWRGVPVWEHDGIICTGETYKEVVKLTFAKGAALEDPAGLFNSSLDGNVRRAIDIREGEKINEKALKALIRAAVELNASKGKKKPAKRSA; translated from the coding sequence ATGAAGAAGGCGGTCACGGCGAAGATGGCTGGCGCGAAGGACGTGAAGGAGGCTTCCCCCTCCAAGCTGATCGACGGCAGGATCAAGGAGCTCGGCGACTGGCGCGGCGAGATGCTGGGACGGGTCCGCGGCCTGATCAAGCAAGCCGATCCTGATGTCGTCGAGGAGTGGAAATGGCGCGGCGTTCCCGTGTGGGAGCACGACGGCATCATCTGCACCGGCGAGACCTACAAGGAGGTGGTGAAGCTGACCTTCGCCAAGGGCGCAGCGCTGGAGGATCCGGCGGGCCTGTTCAACTCCAGCCTGGACGGCAACGTCCGGCGCGCGATCGATATTCGCGAGGGCGAGAAGATCAACGAAAAGGCGTTGAAGGCGCTGATCCGGGCCGCGGTGGAGCTGAACGCGTCCAAGGGCAAGAAGAAACCGGCCAAACGATCTGCTTAG